The sequence ATGGGTGCGTACCCGATCGCGCTCGCCGACTCGCTGTACTTCGGCGACTTCGACCGCGAACACTCGAAGTACCTCTTCGAGGGCGTCGTCGAGGGAATCAGCCACTACGGGAACTGTATCGGCGTTCCCACCGTCGCCGGCAGCGTCGACTTCCACGACGACTACGAGGGCAATCCCCTGGTGAACGTCGCCTGCGTCGGCCTCACCGACGACGAGCGACTCGTCACCGCCGAAGCTCAGGAACCCGGCAACAAACTCGTGCTCGTGGGCAACGCGACCGGTCGCGACGGCCTCGGCGGCGCGAGTTTCGCCAGCGAGGATCTCGCAGAAGACGCCGAAACCGAAGACCGCCCCGCGGTCCAGGTCGGCGACCCCTACGCCGAGAAACTCCTCATCGAGGCCAACGAGGTCCTCATCGAGGAGGGACTGATCGAATCCGCCCGCGACCTCGGCGCGGCCGGCCTCGGCGGCGCATCGAGCGAACTCGTCGCCAAGGGCGGCCTCGGCGCACACATCGAACTCGATCGCGTCCACCAGCGCGAACCGAACATGAACGCCCTCGAGATCCTGCTGGCCGAATCTCAGGAGCGGATGTGTTACGAGGTCGCCCCCGAGAACGTCGACCGCGTCGCCGAGATCGCCGAGAAGTACGATCTGGGCTGTTCGGTCATCGGCGAAGTCACCGAGGGGAACTACGTCTGTACGTTCGAGGAGAGCGAGGCGCGAAGCGCCTCGGATGACTCGACCGACGAGCGAAGCGAATCGGGAGAGCGCGAGACGGTCGTCGACGTCGACGCCTACTTCCTCGGCGAGGGCGCGCCGATGAACGACCTGCCCGCCGACGAACCCACCCAGCCCGAGCGAGACCTGCCGGAAATCGACCTCGAGACGGCGTTCGAAGCGGTCCTCTCGAGTCCGAACACGGCCTCCAAGCGGTGGGTCTATCGCCAGTACGATCACGAGGTCGGCGTTCGGACGAGCGTCGGACCGGGTGACGACGCGGCGATCGTCGCCGTCCGGGAAGCGAATCAGGGGCTGGCTATCTCCTCGGGCGCCGCGCCAAACTGGACCGACACCGCGCCCTACGAGGGGGCCCGTGCGATCGCCCTCGAGAACGCGACGAACGTCGCGGCCAAGGGTGCGACCCCGCTTGCGGCCGTCGACTGTCTCAACGGCGGCAACCCCGAGAAACCCGACGTCTACGGCGGCTTCACCGGCATCGTCGATGGCCTCGCCGACATGTGTGCGACCCTCGAGACGCCCGTCGTCGGCGGGAACGTCTCGCTGTACAACGACTCGCCGTCCGGGCCGATTCCGCCGACGCCAACGCTCGCGCTCGTCGGCACCAAAGACGGCTACGAGGCACCGCCACTCGCACTCGAACCGGGGGCAGGTGACCTCCTGCTTGTCGGCGACCGTGGCCTCGAGAGCGGCGACGTCCGTCTCGGCGGTTCGGAGTACCTCGCGCAGTTCGACGGCAGCGACCGGTTCCCCGCGCTCCCCGAGGACCCACAGGCGCTGATCGAGACGGTCGCGGCGGTCGCGAACGACGAGTCCACGCTCGCGACCCACGACGTCAGCCACGGCGGGCTGGCCGTCTCGCTCGCCGAGATGGTCACCGGTGAGGCCGGACTCGAGGTGGACATCCCCGTCCCAGCGGGGACCGAGGCAGGCGTTGCAGGTGCGCTGTTCCACGAACAGCCCGGCCGGGTGCTGATCCAGACGACCGACGCCGACGGCGTCCGAGAGGCCTTCGACGGCGTCGCACCAGTCCACTCGCTGGGAACGCCAGCCGAGGACGGCACGCTCTCGATCACCGTCGGCGACCTGTCGATCGACGCCGACGCAGCGAAGATTCGCGAGTATCGATCGACCATCGCGGCCGAACTCGGGTAGTCACACGCGGCCGCGACTATCGATCGACCACCAGCCGGGAACGTCGTCGATATTTTCATATACGTTGAGTGACTCGAAACGATCGACAGAGGGATCTCAGTCGATGGCCTCAGCCCACGCCCCTGACCGTGACACACCGTCCGTACTCATCGTCGAAGACGAGCCGGACCTCGCAGACCTGTACGCGACCTGGCTCGAGGACGTCTGTTCACCCACGGCGGTGTACGACGGGAGCGAGGCGCTCGAGGCGATCGACGAGAACGTCGACGTCGTCTTGCTCGACCGGCGAATGCCGGGACTGTCCGGCGACACGGTTCTCGAGACGATCCGCGAACGCAATCTGGATTGTCGGGTCGCGATGGTCACCGCGATCGAACCCGACTTCGACATCGTCGGCATGGGGTTCGACGACTACCTCGTCAAACCCGTCTCCGAGTCCGAACTCGTCGAGACGATCGAGGGGTTGCAACTGCGGGCGGCGTACGACGACCAGCTCCAGGAGTTCTTCGCGCTCGCCTCGAAGAAGGTCCTGCTGGACGGCGAGAAGAGCGACGCCGAGCGAAAGTCCAGTCAGGAGTACGCCCGCCTCGAGGACCGACTCGCCGTCTTGCGCGTCAGGATCGACGAGACCGTCGAGGAGATCCTCGAGGGCGACGGCTACCGACAGCTGGTTCGTGACCTCGGCCAGGAGTCGCTGCTCGAGGAGTGATTCCGGTCGCGCCCGAGTCTCCCCCGATCACTCGTCTGCCGGCTCGAGCGTGGTCACCTGACGGATTTCGATCCGGGTGCGCCTGTCGTCGGAGGCGATCGAGAACGACCAGTCGTGAGCCTCGGCGATTGCCCGCACGAGCGCGAGTCCCAGTCCGCTAATTGCACTGTCGGCGTCGGTCGTCGGGTCGAGCAACCGGTCGTGTGGGTCCGCCGGGGGTTCGGCTCCTTCCTCACACAGGTAAAACCCCCGCGAGCCATCGCCGTCGGCCAGTCCCACCACGCCGATGCGGACCGTGACGTCGTCGATCGCCCGCGCGGCGACGTCGTCGAACGCCGAGGCGAGCAGGGTGTCGAACCGATCGTCGTCGGCCCGGAGGGTCGCTGCGCGTTCGACGG is a genomic window of Natrarchaeobaculum aegyptiacum containing:
- the purL gene encoding phosphoribosylformylglycinamidine synthase subunit PurL, with product MSLADSDHELVVEELGREPTPAEAALFENLWSEHCAYRSSRPLLSAFESEGEQVVIGPGDDAAVVALPTDGDDDVYITMGIESHNHPSYVDPFDGAATGVGGIVRDTLSMGAYPIALADSLYFGDFDREHSKYLFEGVVEGISHYGNCIGVPTVAGSVDFHDDYEGNPLVNVACVGLTDDERLVTAEAQEPGNKLVLVGNATGRDGLGGASFASEDLAEDAETEDRPAVQVGDPYAEKLLIEANEVLIEEGLIESARDLGAAGLGGASSELVAKGGLGAHIELDRVHQREPNMNALEILLAESQERMCYEVAPENVDRVAEIAEKYDLGCSVIGEVTEGNYVCTFEESEARSASDDSTDERSESGERETVVDVDAYFLGEGAPMNDLPADEPTQPERDLPEIDLETAFEAVLSSPNTASKRWVYRQYDHEVGVRTSVGPGDDAAIVAVREANQGLAISSGAAPNWTDTAPYEGARAIALENATNVAAKGATPLAAVDCLNGGNPEKPDVYGGFTGIVDGLADMCATLETPVVGGNVSLYNDSPSGPIPPTPTLALVGTKDGYEAPPLALEPGAGDLLLVGDRGLESGDVRLGGSEYLAQFDGSDRFPALPEDPQALIETVAAVANDESTLATHDVSHGGLAVSLAEMVTGEAGLEVDIPVPAGTEAGVAGALFHEQPGRVLIQTTDADGVREAFDGVAPVHSLGTPAEDGTLSITVGDLSIDADAAKIREYRSTIAAELG
- a CDS encoding response regulator transcription factor; this encodes MASAHAPDRDTPSVLIVEDEPDLADLYATWLEDVCSPTAVYDGSEALEAIDENVDVVLLDRRMPGLSGDTVLETIRERNLDCRVAMVTAIEPDFDIVGMGFDDYLVKPVSESELVETIEGLQLRAAYDDQLQEFFALASKKVLLDGEKSDAERKSSQEYARLEDRLAVLRVRIDETVEEILEGDGYRQLVRDLGQESLLEE